A genomic segment from Clarias gariepinus isolate MV-2021 ecotype Netherlands chromosome 11, CGAR_prim_01v2, whole genome shotgun sequence encodes:
- the LOC128533680 gene encoding tripartite motif-containing protein 16-like, whose translation MAEANISVNQDQFSCAVCLNPLSDPVTTPRGHNFGKVCSNDFGNCQDRRRVYSCPKHRETFTSRPVLWSLAEVVEKKSKLEAASRAHCYAGPGDVECDSCTGRKRKAANSCLVCRTSYCEDHLQPHYQSPAFKKHKLIEPCAKLQEKICSQHDKLTEIYCRTDQSFICYLCTIDDHKGHDTVSTKTERTEKQNELKQEQMKSQQRIQEKQNKVQELKKTVDIIKRRSQRAVDENERIFTELISSMEKKHSEVTELIRAQEKAELGRAERLLTQLEQEIADLKRRVTELEQLSHTHDHIHFLQSFPSLCASPGCEDSPSFTVNQHLTFDEVRKSLSDLKKQVEEICVEEFNKICPQAVLMIPLSKPKSREDFLQHFNYLTLDPNTANCKLFIFKNNRDVTLSRKQQGYSDHPERFDSWPQVLCKESMRGRCYWEVEWSGFGVEISVSYKEISRKGEGKECRFGRNSQSWSLECSSSSVCFRHNSIITELQGSASSRIGVYVDHNAGTLSFYSVPDTMSLLHTVHTTFTQPLYAGFSIWSYDSPMKLCDPK comes from the exons ATGGCAGAGGCAAATATTTCAGTAAATCAGGATCAGTTCAGCTGTGCAGTGTGTCTGAACCCTTTGAGTGATCCAGTGACTACTCCCCGAGGCCACAATTTCGGTAAGGTGTGTAGTAATGACTTCGGGAATTGCCAGGATCGAAGGAGAGTCTACAGCTGCCCCAAGCATAGAGAGACTTTCACTTCAAGACCTGTTTTATGGAGTCTGGCTGAAGTGGTGGAGAAGAAGTCCAAACTCGAAGCTGCTTCTAGGGCTCACTGTTACGCTGGacctggagatgtggagtgtgattcCTGCACCGGGAGAAAACGCAAAGCTGCCAATTCCTGTCTGGTGTGCAGGACCTCCTATTGTGAAGATCATCTTCAACCTCACTATCAGTCTCCTGCTTTTAAAAAGCACAAGTTAATAGAACCTTGTGCAAAGCTTCAAGAGAAGATCTGCTCTCAGCATGACAAACTGACTGAGATCTACTGTCGTACTGACCAAAGCTTCATCTGTTACTTGTGTACGATAGACGACCATAAAGGACATGATACTGTTTCAACTAAAACGGAAAGGACTGAAAAACAG AATGAACTAAAGCAGGAGCAGATGAAATCCCAACAGAGGATCCAGGAGAAGCAGAATAAGGTGCAGGAGCTGAAAAAGACTGTGGACATTATTAAG AGGCGTTCACAGAGAGCAGTAGATGAGAATGAGAGgatctttactgagctgatcagctccATGGAGAAAAAGCATTCAGAGGTGACGGAGCTCatcagagctcaggagaaaGCTGAACTGGGTCGAGCTGAACGACTCCTGACgcaactggagcaggagattgctgatcttAAGAGGAGAgtcactgagctggagcagctttcacacacacacgatcacatcCACTTCCTCCAG AGTTTCCCGTCTCTCTGTGCTTCTCCTGGATGTGAGGACTCACCCAGCTTCACTGTCAATCAACATCTCACATTTGATGAAGTGAGGAAATCTCTCTCAGATCTGAAAAAACAAGTCGAGGAAATCTGTGTGGAGGAATTCAACAAAATCTGTCCACAAG CCGTTCTGATGATTCCACTCTCAAAACCAAAAAGTAGAGAAGATTTTCTACAGC ATTTTAATTatctgactctggatcccaacacAGCAAACTGCAAactctttatatttaaaaacaacagagaTGTAACTCTCAGTAGGAAACAGCAAGGATACTCTgatcatccagagagatttgacTCCTGGCCTCAGGTCTTGTGTAAGGAGAGTATGCGtggacgctgttactgggaggtggagtggagcGGGTTTGGTGTGGAAATATCAGTCTCATACAAAGAGATCAGCAGAAAAGGAGAGGGCAAAGAGTGTAGGTTTGGACGCAACAGTCAATCTTGGAGTCTGGAGTGTTCTTCTTCCTCTGTTTGTTTCCGGCACAATAGCATTATAACTGAGCTCCAAGGTTCAGCGTCCTCCAGGATAGGAGTGTATGTAGATCACAATGCAGGAACTTTGTCCTTCTACAGCGTCCCTGACACGATGAGCCTCCTCCACACAGTgcacaccacattcactcagcctctgtaTGCTGGGTTCTCTATATGGAGTTATGATTCCCCTATGAAGTTATGTGATCCAAAATAG